The following are from one region of the Cryomorphaceae bacterium genome:
- a CDS encoding SPOR domain-containing protein: MRTIAGILFMAFFAPLLQAQTDSLASDTVLSSQSIPGEVRVHGGERLLALLDTLTELSYPLEGFRIQLAFGKKDEVNELRTEFLKAYPALGAYISWLQPNFRLRIGDFRTRLQAERFKQEIQETYPGCYIVRDIIEFSTDENDLD; the protein is encoded by the coding sequence ATGAGAACAATAGCAGGCATCCTTTTTATGGCATTTTTCGCCCCGCTGCTGCAGGCCCAAACCGACAGTCTGGCGAGTGATACCGTATTATCCTCGCAAAGCATTCCCGGCGAAGTGCGTGTTCACGGCGGCGAGCGACTTCTGGCATTGCTCGATACGCTCACAGAGCTATCCTATCCTTTGGAAGGGTTCAGGATTCAGCTGGCTTTCGGTAAAAAGGATGAAGTAAATGAACTTCGAACAGAATTCCTGAAGGCCTATCCCGCTTTGGGTGCTTACATCAGTTGGTTGCAACCCAACTTCCGGTTGAGAATTGGTGATTTCAGAACCCGGCTGCAGGCCGAGCGCTTTAAGCAGGAGATTCAGGAAACCTACCCGGGCTGCTACATCGTGCGCGACATTATTGAGTTCAGCACAGATGAAAATGACCTCGACTAA
- a CDS encoding cytochrome C → MMHHPSRVLPYIPTVFILFFSVMLTGSLSAQPDGEKIFRGYCASCHQVHKDMTGPALAGTRERWEGREELLYQWIVNPAAVKEKNDPYVNELLAKWEPRAGLMTAQPLTTEEITAVLDYIDATPPPAPKVADAPGAVGDDRAAADDGIPVFFLALIGLLLLIIILSLSSVRRALSGAVKERDGKEEEESVSYMSELRAWMWKNKVVTSLIVIFFIVMGAVDVWDRLMAVGVFEGYEPEQPIAFNHTLHAGELEIDCQYCHSSAADSKHAGIPSANVCMNCHVAIDEGRSEEGTREIAKIYHAVGWDKDERMYTGEEHPIAWVKVHNLPDHAFFSHAQHVSVAGLECQTCHGPVDEEYTVGKQFAPLTMGWCIDCHNNSAIDLNSSEYYAEMHRRFVEDERGREMLKKYLEDGSVSVAEMGGWECAKCHY, encoded by the coding sequence ATGATGCACCATCCAAGCCGCGTTCTTCCCTACATCCCCACCGTTTTCATCCTCTTTTTCAGTGTGATGTTAACGGGTTCACTCTCCGCCCAGCCCGACGGTGAAAAGATCTTCAGAGGCTATTGTGCTTCCTGTCACCAGGTTCACAAAGACATGACAGGGCCTGCCCTTGCCGGTACGCGGGAGCGCTGGGAGGGTCGTGAGGAACTTCTTTATCAGTGGATTGTAAACCCCGCTGCCGTAAAGGAGAAGAATGATCCCTATGTAAATGAACTTTTGGCCAAATGGGAGCCACGTGCCGGTTTGATGACTGCGCAGCCTCTCACCACCGAAGAGATTACCGCCGTACTCGATTATATCGATGCAACGCCTCCGCCTGCTCCTAAGGTAGCAGATGCCCCGGGTGCAGTTGGCGATGATCGCGCGGCTGCAGATGATGGTATTCCGGTGTTCTTCCTCGCGCTGATTGGTTTGTTGTTGCTCATCATTATTCTCTCATTGAGCAGTGTGCGCAGGGCCCTTTCAGGCGCGGTAAAAGAACGTGACGGCAAAGAAGAAGAAGAGTCTGTTTCCTATATGTCAGAACTTCGTGCCTGGATGTGGAAGAACAAAGTGGTGACTTCACTGATTGTCATTTTCTTCATCGTGATGGGAGCCGTAGATGTATGGGACCGACTGATGGCGGTAGGTGTGTTTGAAGGGTACGAGCCCGAGCAGCCCATCGCCTTTAACCACACCCTGCACGCCGGTGAACTCGAAATCGACTGCCAGTATTGTCACAGCTCTGCGGCCGATAGCAAGCACGCAGGAATTCCTTCGGCAAACGTTTGTATGAACTGCCACGTGGCCATTGATGAAGGCAGAAGCGAGGAAGGTACCCGCGAGATTGCAAAAATTTACCACGCAGTAGGTTGGGACAAGGATGAGCGCATGTACACCGGCGAGGAGCACCCCATCGCTTGGGTAAAGGTGCATAACCTGCCCGATCACGCCTTCTTCAGCCACGCCCAGCACGTAAGTGTAGCCGGTTTGGAATGCCAGACCTGCCACGGCCCGGTTGACGAAGAGTACACCGTTGGAAAGCAGTTTGCCCCCCTCACCATGGGATGGTGTATCGACTGCCACAACAACTCAGCAATTGACCTCAACAGCTCAGAGTATTACGCAGAAATGCACCGACGCTTCGTAGAAGACGAGCGCGGTCGCGAAATGCTGAAAAAATACCTTGAAGACGGCTCAGTTTCCGTAGCGGAAATGGGCGGATGGGAATGTGCAAAATGTCACTATTAA
- a CDS encoding cytochrome c, with product MKKRQYTIGTLAAVVLTLVVVTGCQKDPNSAGYEYMPDMYRSPAIEAYVDFGMDPFHFGDSLAVVQRNTPSARKPVEGTIPFSFDPNKVHLRMPYHIPNTQDGYEMAATLKNPLNIDEAAIERGKVVYDKFCQHCHGKKGKGDGAVIVKGNHPAPGAYDGSLKELPEGQIFHSITYGKGVMGQHASQISKEDRWKLTAYVQKLQGKSVGEDAPADDTENEETE from the coding sequence ATGAAGAAACGACAATATACGATAGGTACCCTTGCTGCTGTAGTGCTCACCCTCGTGGTGGTTACCGGCTGCCAGAAAGACCCCAACAGCGCCGGATACGAATACATGCCCGATATGTATCGCTCGCCGGCCATTGAGGCTTACGTGGATTTCGGAATGGATCCTTTCCACTTTGGCGATTCTCTGGCAGTTGTACAACGAAATACTCCTTCGGCACGCAAACCGGTAGAGGGAACCATACCTTTCAGCTTTGACCCCAACAAGGTGCATCTTCGCATGCCATATCACATTCCCAACACACAGGACGGCTATGAAATGGCCGCCACACTCAAAAATCCGTTGAACATTGACGAGGCTGCCATCGAAAGAGGTAAAGTGGTGTACGACAAATTTTGTCAGCACTGCCACGGCAAGAAAGGAAAAGGTGACGGAGCTGTGATCGTAAAAGGAAACCACCCTGCCCCTGGGGCTTACGATGGTTCGCTCAAAGAGCTTCCGGAAGGACAGATTTTTCACTCTATTACCTACGGTAAAGGTGTAATGGGGCAGCATGCGTCGCAAATCAGCAAGGAAGACCGTTGGAAACTTACAGCCTACGTGCAGAAGCTTCAAGGAAAATCTGTGGGTGAAGATGCACCCGCTGATGACACAGAAAACGAAGAAACCGAGTAA
- a CDS encoding hydrogenase — translation MHKEAAIRQPLILGHKTYHDITVDVVGPIENKAPKMWYVLMSIAGLISIWGLGCITYLIATGIGTWGLNKTVGWAWDITNFVWWVGIGHAGTLISAVLLLFRQRWRMAINRSAEAMTIFAVMMAALFPGIHMGRIWVAYWVLPLPNTFGSLWVNFNSPLLWDVFAISTYFSVSLVFWYIGLIPDFATIRDRMVKPLPKKVYGILSFGWSGKAKHWTRFEEVSLVLAGLATPLVFSVHSIVSMDFATSVIPGWHTTIFPPYFVAGAVFSGFAMVLTLLLVMRKAMNLENYVTIKHVEYMNIIIIVTGSIVGVAYLTELFVSWYSGVEYESYAFINRFSGPYAWAYWSMMTCNVISPQLFWIKKIRTNLTFTFILSIVVNIGMWFERFVIIVTSLHRDYVPSSWTMFYPTWVDIGIFIGTIGIFFTLFLLFARFFPVLALNELKSILKISGESYKNNDSAH, via the coding sequence ATGCATAAAGAAGCAGCGATTCGGCAACCGTTAATTTTGGGTCACAAAACCTACCACGACATTACCGTGGATGTGGTTGGACCGATTGAGAACAAGGCCCCAAAAATGTGGTATGTGCTCATGAGCATTGCCGGCTTAATCAGTATCTGGGGACTGGGTTGCATCACTTACCTGATTGCTACCGGAATCGGAACCTGGGGATTGAACAAAACTGTAGGATGGGCCTGGGACATTACCAACTTCGTATGGTGGGTTGGTATTGGTCACGCAGGAACCTTGATTTCTGCGGTTCTTCTCCTTTTCCGTCAACGTTGGCGTATGGCCATTAACCGCTCGGCAGAGGCGATGACCATCTTTGCGGTAATGATGGCGGCCCTTTTCCCCGGTATTCACATGGGGCGTATCTGGGTTGCGTACTGGGTGCTTCCGCTGCCCAACACCTTCGGTTCTCTTTGGGTGAACTTCAACTCACCACTTCTCTGGGACGTATTTGCGATTTCAACCTACTTCAGTGTATCGCTTGTGTTCTGGTACATCGGTTTGATTCCCGATTTTGCCACGATCCGCGACCGTATGGTGAAGCCGCTGCCAAAGAAAGTGTACGGCATTTTGAGTTTCGGCTGGTCAGGTAAAGCAAAACACTGGACCCGCTTTGAAGAGGTGTCACTGGTGCTTGCCGGACTTGCTACTCCTTTGGTGTTTTCGGTACACTCTATCGTATCAATGGACTTTGCTACCTCGGTGATTCCCGGATGGCACACCACTATTTTCCCACCGTACTTTGTTGCGGGAGCGGTGTTCTCGGGTTTTGCGATGGTATTGACCCTGCTGCTCGTTATGCGCAAAGCCATGAACCTTGAGAACTACGTTACCATCAAGCACGTGGAGTACATGAACATCATCATCATCGTAACGGGTTCTATCGTGGGGGTAGCTTACCTCACGGAGCTGTTCGTGTCGTGGTACTCCGGCGTAGAGTATGAATCGTACGCCTTTATCAACCGTTTCTCCGGACCATACGCATGGGCTTACTGGAGCATGATGACCTGCAACGTAATTTCTCCCCAGCTTTTCTGGATCAAAAAAATCCGTACCAACCTCACCTTTACTTTTATTCTGAGTATTGTGGTGAACATCGGGATGTGGTTTGAGCGATTCGTAATTATCGTTACCTCGCTCCACCGCGATTATGTTCCTTCAAGCTGGACCATGTTCTACCCGACCTGGGTTGATATCGGGATTTTTATTGGTACCATCGGTATCTTCTTTACCCTGTTCCTGCTCTTTGCGCGATTCTTCCCTGTTTTGGCCTTGAACGAGTTGAAGTCCATTCTGAAGATCTCAGGAGAGAGTTACAAAAACAATGATTCTGCACACTAA
- a CDS encoding 4Fe-4S dicluster domain-containing protein: protein MGDTTKKYWTGLEELNETPEFVQSRDKEFPHELPVEDFLSDKRLDSVTTGRRDFLKFLGFGLGAATLAACESPVVKSIPYVVKPEEITPGIANYYASSYFDGHDFASVLVKTREGRPIHIIGNKQYGVAGGRTNARINASVLSLYDSARLQEPMKNGSSSAWETVDGDIKAAIQKASGSGKSVRVLSSSVNSPSLLAAISALGDAVTGAGGSEEQFRHVQYDAVSASGILEANEESFGKAFLPDYDFGKAKTIVSVAADFLGEWLLSNEYVGQYARNRRPENGWMSNHFQFESLLSLTGTNADVRKPIKPSQEGLVVASIHNYIAKKAGASTVSVSTSEVDAMCATAAEKLWADKGQSLMIAGSNNKGIQVLVNNINFMLGNFGSTIRTKSKLNLKNGKDSEIQGLIQEMNAGKVGVVIIADTNPAYSLPNADEFKAALEKVEIRVAVSQYNDETASLCNYHCPSHHYLESWNDYMIKSNYLALAQPTIGKLYNTRQLGASLLAWGGQDSDYHAFIQNVWENNIPAPAGAGSFNDRWYRAVHDGGMKLAGHEMELNEFGGDLSGAAAAINAIKAGGEYELVLYTKAGIGNGSHANNPWLQELPDPITKITWDNYVTMAPADVRSNGYNEYLGEQSPATVVTLNVNGKEMKLPVVPVPGQKPGTLGVALGYGRGANGENIGKAAFQTGTYGGYIEDENGNPKPIGVNAYPMMTRSGGNVICCNYSVSISGTDGTYPIAATQTHHTIMDRHAVLRETDLNTFNTGDREKFNPETKLVFHGAPHDAYEHDHDHGDGHDHDHDHHDHKVHVKHIDLWNDHPVENVGHRWGMSIDLNACIGCGACVVSCHSENNVPVVGKDEIRRARDMHWLRIDRYFSSDMNHERGDEEGLGTIDTYRKMEIPAENPKVVHMPMMCQHCNHAPCETVCPVAATTHSNEGLNQMAYNRCIGTRYCANNCPYKVRRFNWFNYMGYKKFREVNPAQDSTARMVLNPDVTVRARGVMEKCSMCVQRIQAGKLEAKKAGNPVQDGAIQTACAEACPTHAITFGDVNDKKSKVRKNHESIRGYYALEEIGVRPNIAYMVKVRNEQESTEA, encoded by the coding sequence ATGGGAGATACAACGAAGAAATATTGGACCGGTCTGGAAGAACTCAATGAGACGCCCGAGTTCGTGCAATCGCGCGACAAGGAATTTCCTCATGAGCTTCCGGTTGAAGACTTTCTCAGCGACAAGCGACTTGACAGTGTGACCACCGGTCGCCGCGACTTTCTGAAATTCCTCGGTTTTGGTTTGGGTGCCGCAACGCTCGCGGCCTGCGAATCACCCGTCGTAAAGTCTATACCGTACGTGGTGAAGCCGGAAGAAATCACCCCGGGTATTGCCAATTACTACGCATCGAGTTATTTTGACGGACATGACTTTGCCAGCGTATTGGTGAAAACCCGTGAAGGTCGTCCGATACATATTATCGGCAACAAGCAATACGGTGTGGCCGGCGGACGAACCAATGCCCGTATCAATGCTTCGGTTCTCTCGCTTTACGATTCGGCGCGCTTGCAGGAACCCATGAAGAACGGAAGCAGTTCTGCATGGGAAACGGTAGATGGAGACATCAAGGCTGCCATTCAAAAGGCTAGCGGTTCTGGCAAGTCAGTGCGCGTACTGAGTTCTTCTGTGAACAGCCCGTCCTTGCTCGCTGCCATCTCCGCTCTTGGTGATGCGGTGACCGGAGCAGGCGGGTCTGAGGAGCAATTCAGACATGTTCAATACGATGCCGTTTCCGCTTCAGGAATTCTCGAGGCCAATGAAGAGAGCTTCGGGAAAGCCTTCCTGCCCGATTACGACTTTGGTAAAGCCAAAACCATTGTAAGCGTGGCCGCTGATTTCCTCGGCGAATGGCTTCTCTCCAACGAATACGTGGGCCAATACGCCCGCAATCGCCGTCCGGAAAACGGATGGATGTCGAATCACTTCCAGTTCGAATCACTGCTGAGCCTCACCGGTACCAATGCAGATGTGCGCAAACCCATTAAGCCCTCTCAGGAAGGATTGGTGGTAGCCAGCATCCACAACTACATTGCGAAAAAAGCCGGTGCCTCAACCGTATCTGTTTCTACCTCCGAGGTAGATGCCATGTGCGCAACCGCTGCAGAGAAACTGTGGGCGGATAAAGGCCAGTCGCTCATGATTGCCGGCTCAAACAACAAAGGAATTCAGGTGCTCGTAAACAACATCAACTTCATGTTGGGTAACTTCGGAAGCACCATCCGCACCAAGAGCAAACTCAACCTGAAGAATGGCAAAGACAGCGAGATTCAGGGCCTGATTCAGGAAATGAACGCCGGCAAGGTTGGCGTAGTGATCATTGCAGATACCAATCCCGCATACTCACTTCCCAACGCAGATGAATTCAAAGCTGCATTGGAAAAGGTTGAGATACGCGTTGCGGTGTCGCAATACAACGATGAAACAGCAAGTTTGTGCAATTACCATTGTCCGTCGCACCACTATCTGGAGTCGTGGAATGACTATATGATTAAGAGCAACTATCTTGCGCTGGCACAGCCCACCATCGGTAAGCTGTACAACACGCGTCAACTGGGAGCATCGCTTCTGGCATGGGGTGGACAGGACTCAGATTACCATGCGTTTATTCAGAACGTATGGGAGAACAACATCCCTGCACCCGCCGGAGCTGGGAGCTTTAACGACCGCTGGTACCGCGCAGTGCACGACGGCGGAATGAAGCTGGCCGGTCATGAAATGGAGTTGAACGAATTTGGCGGTGATCTTTCAGGGGCTGCTGCTGCCATCAACGCTATCAAGGCGGGCGGAGAATACGAATTGGTGCTTTACACCAAAGCCGGTATCGGTAATGGTAGTCATGCCAATAATCCCTGGTTGCAGGAGCTTCCCGACCCCATCACCAAAATCACATGGGACAACTATGTAACCATGGCGCCTGCAGATGTGCGCTCCAACGGATACAACGAGTACCTCGGTGAGCAAAGTCCTGCCACTGTTGTAACACTCAACGTGAATGGCAAGGAAATGAAACTACCCGTAGTGCCTGTGCCCGGCCAAAAGCCCGGAACCCTCGGTGTTGCCCTGGGGTACGGTCGCGGAGCCAACGGAGAAAACATCGGTAAAGCTGCCTTCCAAACAGGCACATACGGTGGTTACATAGAAGACGAGAACGGAAATCCAAAGCCCATCGGGGTGAATGCATACCCTATGATGACCCGCTCGGGCGGTAATGTGATTTGCTGCAACTACAGCGTATCTATTTCCGGTACCGACGGAACCTACCCGATAGCAGCCACGCAAACGCACCACACCATTATGGATCGCCATGCGGTGCTTCGCGAAACGGATTTGAATACATTCAATACCGGCGACCGCGAGAAGTTCAACCCTGAAACCAAGCTTGTGTTTCACGGTGCTCCTCACGACGCCTATGAGCACGACCACGATCACGGAGATGGCCATGACCACGACCACGATCACCACGACCACAAAGTGCATGTAAAGCACATTGACCTATGGAATGACCACCCCGTTGAAAATGTAGGTCACCGCTGGGGAATGTCGATTGACCTCAATGCATGTATCGGTTGTGGAGCATGTGTGGTTTCGTGCCACTCTGAGAACAACGTACCTGTAGTGGGCAAAGATGAAATCCGTCGCGCCCGCGATATGCACTGGTTGAGAATTGACCGCTACTTCAGTTCAGACATGAATCACGAGCGCGGCGATGAAGAAGGGTTGGGCACGATTGACACCTACCGCAAAATGGAGATTCCTGCAGAGAATCCCAAGGTGGTTCACATGCCCATGATGTGCCAGCACTGCAACCACGCTCCGTGTGAAACGGTTTGTCCGGTTGCAGCAACCACCCATAGCAATGAAGGTCTGAACCAAATGGCCTACAACCGTTGCATTGGTACGCGGTACTGCGCAAACAACTGCCCTTACAAAGTGCGTCGTTTTAACTGGTTTAACTACATGGGATATAAGAAATTCCGTGAAGTGAACCCCGCGCAAGACTCAACTGCACGTATGGTTCTGAACCCCGACGTAACAGTGCGTGCCCGTGGGGTAATGGAGAAATGCAGCATGTGTGTGCAGCGCATTCAGGCAGGAAAACTGGAAGCCAAAAAAGCCGGGAACCCTGTTCAAGATGGTGCCATCCAGACTGCCTGTGCAGAAGCCTGCCCCACCCATGCCATTACTTTCGGTGATGTAAACGATAAGAAGTCGAAAGTGCGAAAGAACCACGAAAGCATCCGGGGATACTACGCCCTTGAGGAAATCGGGGTACGCCCCAACATCGCCTACATGGTGAAAGTACGTAATGAACAAGAATCAACAGAAGCCTAA
- a CDS encoding cytochrome c oxidase subunit II produces the protein MGKFLTVLVILLVVVALAQIARVYELSSELRKRKEEEVPDADNRFNARLFLVFMVALFGSFIWLTLKYKDDMALFQLPASEHGVGIDNLYMFNWVILIFVFFLVQTVLFVFAARYYRKKGVKALFFPHDNRLELVWTIIPSIVLAVIIIYGLTIWNRITDDAAEDALVIEVYSRQFDWTVRYPGPDGRLGASDYRLISATNPLGLVTHRTIKSKMEELENETARLSARIENEVLPDSRAKELQERIDRMNRHRANIFALMEAPFDTLHNFADDDILVRGEFVLPKNREVKMLFRSQDVIHSAYMPHFRAQMNTVPGMTTTFKLTPTVTTDSMRLVQKNPEFNYVLLCNKVCGAAHYNMQMSIVVEEEAAFEQWLSEQRPFYQGKDEEDETIENITLTEN, from the coding sequence ATGGGAAAGTTTTTAACCGTACTGGTCATTCTTCTGGTAGTCGTAGCTCTCGCTCAGATTGCGCGCGTATATGAGCTGTCGTCAGAACTGAGAAAGCGAAAAGAGGAAGAAGTACCCGACGCCGACAACCGTTTCAATGCCCGGCTTTTCCTGGTGTTTATGGTTGCCCTGTTTGGATCATTCATCTGGTTGACCCTTAAGTACAAGGATGATATGGCGCTTTTTCAATTACCGGCCAGCGAGCACGGTGTTGGAATTGACAACCTGTATATGTTCAACTGGGTAATCCTCATTTTTGTGTTCTTCCTGGTGCAAACCGTGCTGTTTGTCTTCGCTGCCAGATACTACCGCAAAAAAGGGGTGAAGGCGCTGTTTTTTCCGCATGACAACCGCCTTGAATTGGTTTGGACCATCATTCCTTCCATTGTGCTGGCCGTGATCATCATATACGGATTGACCATTTGGAACCGCATTACGGACGATGCCGCTGAGGATGCATTGGTGATTGAAGTGTACTCGCGCCAGTTCGACTGGACCGTGCGATACCCTGGGCCCGACGGCCGTTTGGGAGCATCTGATTATCGCCTTATTTCGGCAACAAATCCGCTTGGACTTGTAACGCACCGCACCATCAAAAGCAAGATGGAAGAATTGGAGAATGAAACGGCCCGACTTTCTGCGAGAATTGAAAATGAAGTGCTGCCCGATAGCCGTGCGAAGGAGCTTCAGGAGCGTATAGACCGCATGAACCGACACCGCGCAAACATTTTCGCACTGATGGAAGCTCCTTTCGATACACTGCACAATTTTGCGGACGATGATATTCTCGTACGAGGCGAATTTGTACTACCCAAGAATCGCGAGGTGAAAATGCTTTTCCGGTCTCAGGATGTAATTCACAGTGCATACATGCCTCATTTCAGGGCACAAATGAACACTGTTCCGGGAATGACAACCACCTTCAAACTCACTCCTACCGTAACTACGGACAGTATGCGTCTGGTTCAAAAGAACCCTGAGTTCAATTATGTGTTATTATGCAACAAGGTTTGCGGTGCCGCTCATTACAATATGCAAATGTCAATTGTAGTAGAGGAAGAAGCAGCCTTTGAGCAGTGGCTCTCCGAGCAGAGACCATTCTACCAAGGGAAAGATGAAGAGGACGAGACCATTGAGAACATTACGTTAACAGAAAATTAA
- a CDS encoding DUF3341 domain-containing protein: MANKILHAMYDDDHTLMEAAKKLRDLGIKVKTVYSPFPIHGIDPIIGVKRTRMAIVSFMFGLTGLSLALLGMWYFMIHDWPMNIGGKPSFSLIENLPAFIPVTFEFTVLCAAHGMAITYLLRNGTLPGMPASNPDPRTTDDKFVMEVHTADNHGHSGDELKDILKESGIIEISEREIES, translated from the coding sequence ATGGCAAACAAGATTTTGCACGCAATGTACGATGATGACCACACGCTCATGGAGGCGGCCAAAAAGCTGCGTGATCTGGGCATCAAGGTCAAAACAGTGTACTCACCTTTTCCCATTCACGGTATTGACCCGATTATTGGGGTGAAGCGTACCCGTATGGCCATCGTGTCATTTATGTTTGGGCTAACCGGTTTGAGCCTTGCCCTTTTGGGTATGTGGTACTTTATGATTCATGACTGGCCGATGAACATCGGTGGTAAGCCCAGCTTCAGTCTGATTGAAAATCTCCCGGCCTTTATTCCGGTAACGTTTGAGTTTACCGTACTCTGTGCCGCGCACGGAATGGCAATTACTTACCTGTTGCGAAACGGCACCTTACCCGGAATGCCTGCTTCCAACCCCGACCCTCGCACCACCGACGATAAGTTTGTGATGGAGGTTCACACCGCCGATAACCACGGGCATTCAGGTGATGAGTTGAAAGACATTCTGAAAGAAAGCGGAATCATTGAAATAAGCGAACGTGAAATTGAAAGCTAA
- a CDS encoding quinol:cytochrome C oxidoreductase: MAIGLISIIGGYAMDSSDHHNRFWSALYVNGLFFTFVSFGALFFYILQYATESAYSVLFKRIFEGIVTFMPVGLVVVLLVHLVGTFHGHHIFHWMDPEVFDESSPHYDAIIANKAAYLNIPFFWVRTLVYIGVFMIFAITFRKRSLLEDKQPDIAIHKKNYVRSGLFLVFFAVFSSTLAWDWLMSIDTHWFSTLYGWYVFSGMWCTAMIVGLVMTLYLKARGYLPQVNSSHIHDLGKWVFALSFLWSYLWFSQFMLIWYSNIPEEVTYYITRIEHYRVPFFTMFVVNFIVPMILLMSRDAKRNPTFLIGVATVIFIGHWVDVWLLVTPGVMGAGAHLGLMDVGMFLGFLGAFVFVVLNSLTKAPLVPVNHPYLEEGAHHSI; the protein is encoded by the coding sequence ATGGCAATCGGGTTGATTTCCATTATCGGCGGTTACGCCATGGACTCGTCCGATCACCATAATCGGTTCTGGTCAGCGCTGTATGTAAACGGACTGTTCTTTACCTTCGTGTCCTTCGGTGCGCTCTTCTTTTACATCCTCCAGTACGCTACCGAATCGGCTTACTCGGTGCTTTTCAAACGCATCTTTGAGGGTATCGTAACCTTTATGCCTGTTGGATTGGTGGTTGTATTACTGGTTCACCTGGTAGGTACGTTTCACGGTCACCACATTTTCCATTGGATGGACCCTGAGGTGTTTGATGAAAGCAGTCCGCATTACGATGCCATTATTGCCAATAAGGCCGCTTATCTCAACATTCCCTTTTTCTGGGTGCGCACACTGGTGTATATCGGTGTGTTCATGATTTTCGCCATCACCTTTCGCAAGCGTTCACTGCTGGAAGACAAACAGCCTGATATTGCCATCCACAAAAAGAACTACGTGCGTTCAGGTTTGTTCCTGGTGTTCTTTGCTGTGTTCTCTTCAACCCTTGCCTGGGACTGGCTGATGTCCATTGATACGCACTGGTTCAGCACCCTCTACGGTTGGTACGTATTCAGTGGAATGTGGTGTACTGCCATGATTGTGGGATTGGTAATGACCCTTTACCTGAAGGCCAGGGGATATCTGCCGCAGGTTAACAGCAGCCATATTCACGACCTCGGAAAATGGGTGTTTGCATTGAGCTTCCTCTGGAGCTACCTTTGGTTCTCTCAGTTCATGCTCATTTGGTATTCAAACATCCCTGAGGAGGTTACCTACTACATTACGCGCATTGAGCACTACCGCGTGCCTTTCTTTACCATGTTCGTGGTGAACTTTATCGTGCCCATGATTCTTTTGATGTCTAGAGATGCCAAGCGCAATCCAACCTTCCTGATTGGGGTAGCAACCGTTATCTTTATCGGGCACTGGGTGGATGTGTGGTTGCTCGTTACACCGGGTGTAATGGGAGCAGGTGCGCACCTTGGACTGATGGATGTTGGAATGTTCCTCGGTTTCCTCGGAGCCTTTGTTTTTGTAGTGCTGAATTCACTAACCAAAGCACCTTTGGTGCCAGTGAATCACCCATACCTGGAAGAAGGAGCACATCACAGTATATAA